A genomic segment from Spinacia oleracea cultivar Varoflay chromosome 3, BTI_SOV_V1, whole genome shotgun sequence encodes:
- the LOC110775953 gene encoding uncharacterized protein, which produces MCSSTNPPTLISLLLTHGHSLSPCRHRHLSPITFLTHYSLRSRTLRLSSAIAERTSNVSWIPPDDAAADDFGGWAVPDQLTSQKKKGFPPFLVAGIGTSIAVLVAVLANFVISKNGFRLPLSSSSPGTSVEVAVEVVEAVPTDFDASDEEIEVSEKSEADISDVVSKSMASEKHQPRVVDVVVDSNQQEALNALKKLKILDENVKANELCTRREYARWLVRVSSLLERNPKYKITSTSGSVVSAYEDVTNGDKDFDSIQALAVAGVVPSKLSLKHKFDGDLSFSPERFISRRDLIEWRSQLEYGFATTGNPEILKSKLDLMDVRKTSSDEWPGLFMDMLAGDRSLLRRVFGQIRRLQPNKPSTIAQVAVALTSGRMIEAIQSELLRMQDEESSRKAAKEEIRQELLDRGEIERCWAEKMEEEKKRGLEVQQLYIDAVNLLEQEKIFQEGALNGFLKEKAAMDCQKQLLEILKEEINEISERLASERTEQISDEEVTQTLRSDLQIKKEGILDAKSVLEAEIEALRILRSWIEDEAKKSKARSKVLEEVGQRWKWDKQL; this is translated from the exons ATGTGCAGTTCAACAAATCCTCCAACTctaatctctctcctcctcactcACGGCCACTCTCTCTCCCCTTGCCGCCATCGCCACCTTTCTCCGATCACTTTTCTCACTCATTACAGTCTCAGAAGCCGCACCCTCCGCCTTTCCTCCGCCATTGCCGAAAGAACCTCCAATGTCTCCTGGATTCCCCCCGATGACGCTGCAGCCGATGATTTTGGTGGCTGGGCAGTTCCCGATCAACTGACTTCCCAGAAAAAGAAAG GTTTTCCGCCATTTTTGGTTGCTGGCATTGGGACTTCAATCGCTGTTCTTGTCGCTGTTTTAGCTAATTTCGTGATATCAAAAAATG GATTCAGATTGCCATTAAGTAGTTCATCTCCTGGTACTTCGGTGGAAGTTGCTGTTGAAGTCGTCGAAGCTGTACCTACTGATTTTGATGCATCCGATGAAGAGATTGAAGTTTCAGAGAAGTCTGAGGCGGATATATCTGACGTGGTGTCGAAATCTATGGCATCAG AGAAGCACCAACCTCgtgttgttgatgttgttgtgGATTCCAATCAGCAAGAAGCTCTGAACGCATTGAAAAAACTGAAG ATTTTAGATGAAAATGTCAAAGCTAATGAACTCTGCACCAGGAGAGAATATGCGAGGTGGTTAGTTCGAGTTAGTTCATTATTGGAAAG GAACCCAAAGTACAAGATAACTAGTACGTCTGGGTCTGTAGTTTCTGCATATGAGGATGTGACTAATGGAGACAAAGATTTTGACTCCATCCAAG CCCTAGCAGTAGCCGGTGTTGTGCCAAGTAAACTGTCACTGAAACATAAATTTGATGGAGATTTGAGTTTTTCCCCTGAAAG ATTCATATCTCGACGGGATCTAATAGAATGGAGGTCCCAGCTGGAATATGGTTTTGCCACCACAGGAAATCCAGAG ATACTGAAATCAAAATTGGACCTAATGGATGTGAGGAAGACAAGCTCCGATGAATGGCCAGGACTTTTTATGGATATGCTTGCTGGGGACAGAAGCCTACTTAGAAGAGTTTTTG GACAAATTAGGCGACTTCAGCCAAACAAACCTTCAACAATAGCACAAGTAGCTGTTGCACTCACAAGTGGCCGCATGATAGAAGCCATTCAAAGTGAATTGTTAAGAATGCAAGACGAGGAATCTTCTAGGAAAGCTGCAAAAGAAGAGATCAGACAGGAGTTATTAGATCGAGGGGAGATAGAGAGGTGCTGGGCTGAGAAGATGGAAGAGGAGAAAAAACGTGGCCTTGAGGTGCAGCAGTTATATATAGATGCCGTCAACCTTTTGGAACAAGAGAAGATTTTTCAAGAGGGAGCTTTAAATGGGTTTTTGAAGGAGAAAGCTGCAATGGACTGCCAGAAGCAACTTTTGGAGATTCTGAAGGAGGAAATCAATGAAATATCCGAGAGGCTTGCATCAGAGAGAACTGAACAAATATCTGATGAGGAAGTAACTCAAACTCTTCGTTCTGACTTGCAAATAAAGAAGGAAGGAATACTTGATGCCAAGTCTGTGCTTGAGGCTGAGATTGAAGCTCTTCGAATCTTGAG